A single Gadus macrocephalus chromosome 22, ASM3116895v1 DNA region contains:
- the LOC132451199 gene encoding apolipoprotein A-IV-like, with the protein MKVFAVLALTLFSACNADLLWQDPAQTSVATVRDAFWDYVAKATTTAEESLQQIKQSALGQEVDTRISESSQAVTQYTLALQNQVAPMTQELLAKLSLEAEALKTRVDSELASAGVALQPYLAELKEELQKQMDTLQKEVLPFAQSMDAETLKATVQQRSQELKERLDQSLQGIQTQMGPLTEGLKQKVDQSVLDFQSKMEPITQDFQRQLAQKSQEIQQSLTPMAEELKAKLTVNTQDLQSQLAELWKSFSEKIQ; encoded by the exons atgaaggTCTTTGCAGTGCTAGCGCTGACCCTTTTCTCCG CGTGCAACGCTGACCTGCTGTGGCAGGACCCGGCCCAGACCAGCGTCGCCACAGTCAGGGATGCCTTCTGGGACTACGTCGCCAAGGCAACCACCACCGCGGAGGAGTCCCTCCAGCAGATCAAACAGTCCGCcctgggacaggaagtgga CACCAGGATCTCCGAAAGCTCCCAGGCCGTGACCCAGTACACCCTGGCCCTCCAGAACCAGGTGGCCCCCATGACCCAGGAGCTGCTGGCCAAGCTGTCCCTGGAGGCCGAGGCCCTGAAGACCCGCGTCGACTCTGAGCTGGCCTCCGCCGGTGTGGCGCTCCAGCCCTACTTGGCcgagctgaaggaggagctccagaAGCAGATGGACACCCTGCAGAAGGAGGTGCTGCCCTTCGCCCAGTCCATGGACGCCGAGACCCTGAAGGCCACCGTGCAGCAGAGGAGccaggagctgaaggagaggcTGGACCAGAGCCTCCAGGGCATCCAGACACAGATGGGACCCCTGACCGAGGGCCTGAAGCAGAAGGTGGACCAGAGCGTGCTGGACTTCCAGAGCAAGATGGAGCCCATCACCCAGGACTTCCAGAGGCAGCTGGCCCAGAAGAGCCAGGAGATCCAGCAGAGCCTGACCCCCATGGCAGAGGAGCTGAAGGCCAAGCTGACCGTCAACACCCAGGACCTGCAGAGCCAGCTGGCCGAGCTCTGGAAGTCCTTCAGCGAGAAGATCCAGTAA